In Trifolium pratense cultivar HEN17-A07 linkage group LG7, ARS_RC_1.1, whole genome shotgun sequence, a genomic segment contains:
- the LOC123895668 gene encoding probable ADP-ribosylation factor GTPase-activating protein AGD15, with the protein MPKAKLDNSAPQWASVNLGIFICMQYSGIQRSLGVHISKVRSTTLDTWLPEQVSFMQYTDNVKTNKPWEAKLPPNFDRNGCGIEKFICAEPPRGASV; encoded by the exons ATGCCGAAGGCTAAACTTGATAACAG TGCACCACAATGGGCTAGTGTGAACTTAGGAATTTTCATTTGCATGCAATATTCAGGGATTCAACGGAGTCTTGGAGTGCATATATCAAAG GTGAGGTCCACAACTTTGGATACATGGTTGCCAGAACAAGTTTCTTTCATGCAAT ATACGGATAATGTGAAGACAAATAAGCCCTGGGAAGCTAAACTGCCACCAAATTTTGACAGAAATGGATGTGGAATCGAGAAGTTTATCTGTGCCGA GCCACCACGAGGGGCTAGTGTGTGA
- the LOC123895907 gene encoding LRR receptor-like serine/threonine-protein kinase EFR, with translation MSKRQSIEYHHNISHCFLSYPFSGLIPAEIGYLNQLEILILSFNRFSGSIPSKLLNMSSLISLYLENNNLSGIIPTNMGYSLPNLQVLHLNDNSFVGNIPNTIFNSSKLIQFQLNNNAFNGTLPNNAFGNLRFLERILIVNNNLTIDDSLQFFTSLSNCRYLNYLELSRNPILSSLPKSIGNLTCNKFVADSCGIVGNIPLEVGNMSELIRFSLYVNNINGPIPATFKGLQKLQVLDLGYNNGLQGSFIEELCQIERLSELYLDYNKLSGVLPTCLGNMTSLQKLYIGSNSLNSSSIPSSLWSLKDILEVNLSSNAFIGNLPLEIGNLKAIVILDLSRNHISGNIPATIGSVITLQNLSLAHNKLISLDLSQNMLTGVIPKSLQSLLYLQNINFSYNRLQGEIPDGGIFKNFTAQSFMHNEALCGNPRLQVPQCAKPVKKRTISKKLLLKCLIPIVVSIFLLVVCVILVKHNKKKKVENTPERGLSTLGAPRRISYYELVHATDGFNESNLLGKGGFGSVYQGKLPDGEMIAVKVIDLQSDVKSKSFDTECNAMKNLRHRNLVKIISGCSNLDFKALVMEFMTNGSVDKWLYSNNHCLNFLQRLNIMIDVASALEYLHHGSSFSVVHCDLKPTNVLLDENMVARVSDFGIAKLMDEGQSKTHTQTLATIGYLAPEYGSRGIVSVKGDVYSYGIMLMEIFTGKKPTDDMFVAELSLKTWISESLPNSIMEVLDSNLVQQNGEQIDDILTYMSSIFSLAMNCCEDSPEARMNMADVTSSLIKIKTSVLGANRL, from the exons ATGTCAAAGAGACAATCTATA GAATATCATCATAATATATCACATTGCTTCTTATCTTATCCATTTTCAGGTCTGATACCGGCAGAGATTGGCTATCTTAATCAACTTGAGATTCTAATATTGTCATTTAATAGATTTAGTGGATCTATTCCTTCCAAACTCCTCAACATGTCATCATTGATAAGCTTGTATCTTGAAAACAATAATTTGTCAGGCATAATTCCAACAAATATGGGATATAGCCTTCCTAACTTGCAAGTGCTACACTTGAATGACAACAGTTTTGTTGGAAATATTCCAAATACAATATTCAATTCTTCTAAGCtcattcaatttcaattaaataacAATGCATTCAATGGAACGCTGCCAAATAATGCTTTTGGAAATTTAAGGTTCCTCGAAAGAATTCTCATAGTTAACAACAATTTGACAATAGATgattctcttcaattttttacttcCTTGTCAAATTGTAGATATTTAAATTATCTAGAACTATCAAGGAATCCTATACTTTCCAGTCTTCCTAAGTCTATTGGAAACTTAACTTGCAACAAATTTGTGGCAGATTCATGTGGAATCGTTGGTAATATTCCTTTAGAAGTTGGAAACATGAGTGAATTGATACGCTTTTCTCTATATGTTAATAATATAAATGGACCAATACCTGCTACATTCAAAGGGTTACAAAAACTTCAGGTATTGGATCTTGGATACAATAATGGACTACAAGGATCATTTATTGAGGAGCTTTGTCAAATTGAGAGGTTGAGTGAgttgtatctagactataacaAGCTCTCTGGTGTTTTACCGACGTGTTTGGGAAATATGACTTCTCTTCAAAAGTTATACATAGGATCTAATAGTTTGAACTCTAGCAGCATACCTTCCTCTCTTTGGAGTCTTAAAGATATATTAGAAGTAAATTTGTCCTCTAATGCTTTCATTGGTAATCTTCCACTTGAGATTGGAAACTTGAAAGCAATTGTAATATTAGATCTATCAAGAAATCATATTTCAGGCAACATTCCTGCAACCATCGGTTCTGTAATAACTTTGCAGAATCTCTCCTTAGCACATAACAAACTGATATCCTTGGACTTGTCCCAAAATATGCTAACAGGTGTTATTCCAAAATCCTTACAATCACTTTTGTATCTTCAAAACATTAACTTCTCATATAATAGATTACAAGGAGAGATTCCTGATGGTggaattttcaaaaatttcacgGCTCAGTCATTTATGCATAATGAAGCACTTTGTGGTAATCCTCGCCTCCAAGTACCTCAGTGTGCTAAACCAGTGAAGAAAAGGACGATTTCAAAGAAGTTATTACTCAAATGCCTAATTCCCATAGTTGTGTCAATCTTTTTGCTTGTTGTATGCGTAATACTtgtaaaacataataaaaagaaaaaggttgAAAATACTCCTGAAAGGGGTTTATCAACTTTGGGAGCTCCAAGAAGAATATCCTATTATGAACTTGTACATGCTACTGATGGATTCAATGAGAGTAATTTACTTGGAAAAGGGGGATTTGGCTCTGTGTATCAGGGGAAGCTTCCTGATGGTGAGATGATTGCAGTTAAGGTGATTGATTTGCAATCAGATGTAAAATCAAAAAGCTTTGATACAGAATGCAATGCAATGAAAAATCTTCGACATCGGAATTTGGTTAAGATTATCAGTGGTTGTTCGAATCTTGATTTCAAAGCATTGGTGATGGAGTTCATGACAAATGGAAGTGTGGACAAATGGTTATATTCAAATAACCACTGTTTAAATTTCTTACAAAGGTTAAATATAATGATAGATGTTGCATCTGCATTGGAATATCTCCATCACGGTTCTTCATTTTCAGTGGTTCATTGTGATCTAAAGCCTACCAATGTGTTGTTGGATGAAAACATGGTTGCACGTGTTAGCGATTTTGGTATTGCCAAGCTGATGGATGAAGGACAATCTAAAACACATACTCAGACTTTGGCTACTATTGGATACCTTGCACCAG AGTATGGATCTAGAGGAATTGTTTCTGTCAAAGGAGATGTATACAGCTATGGAATTATGCTAATGGAAATCTTCACAGGAAAAAAACCAACAGATGATATGTTTGTTGCAGAGCTAAGTTTGAAAACATGGATCAGTGAATCATTGCCTAATTCAATTATGGAGGTCTTGGATTCTAATTTAGTCCAACAGAATGGGGAACAAATTGATGACATACTAACTTACATGTCATCTATTTTTAGTTTAGCCATGAATTGTTGCGAGGATTCACCTGAAGCAAGAATGAATATGGCAGATGTTACTTCGTCGCTAATCAAAATCAAGACTTCGGTTCTTGGTGCAAATAGGTTGTAG